In Fluviicola taffensis DSM 16823, the following are encoded in one genomic region:
- a CDS encoding NADH-quinone oxidoreductase subunit N, producing MDALLVVFASGLISLFAAFAKKPWLVVSSAMIGLLAAIIIIITQLQTGKAFFDFLTYEGLLFDQFALIFSLAICVLSLLIIGIGYERFKENPTHTGEYIGLLMFSATGAMIMTAYTDMFMFFLGLEILSLPIYVMAGSNKSDVRSSEASLKYFLTGSFATGIFLFGLAWVYGATGTFKLAEIQMKVGEMDTLSPILMIGVLLIMASFVFKIGAAPFHFWSPDVYDGSPHAVTGFMASVVKIAAFYAFLKMFAICFGQGELFLFWKDALVVMLIITLFVGNLSAIRQTKFKRLLAYSSITHVGYTLLLFVSGISYNISAEILWFYMFAYGFSIVGIIAVGIAVNDSEDRISSLKGLGKRNPFLAIVGIVSLLSLAGIPPTSGFFAKYILFSSAWENASWLVIIALINSGISIYYYLKVIGTIVSPAEEEQEKIKLSPLTIAVLTIALIGMLGFSFILSWL from the coding sequence ATGGATGCATTATTAGTTGTTTTTGCCAGTGGATTGATTTCCCTATTTGCTGCTTTTGCTAAGAAGCCTTGGTTAGTTGTAAGCTCAGCAATGATTGGTTTGTTAGCTGCCATTATCATTATTATCACTCAACTTCAAACAGGAAAAGCATTTTTTGACTTTTTGACTTATGAGGGATTGCTTTTTGATCAGTTTGCGTTGATTTTTAGCCTTGCAATCTGTGTATTATCGCTCTTAATTATTGGAATTGGTTACGAACGATTTAAAGAAAATCCAACGCATACAGGCGAGTATATTGGATTGCTTATGTTCTCTGCCACTGGTGCCATGATTATGACAGCATATACAGATATGTTTATGTTCTTTCTTGGTTTAGAAATCCTTTCCTTACCAATCTATGTCATGGCAGGGAGTAATAAGTCAGATGTGCGCTCTTCAGAAGCATCTTTGAAGTATTTCTTAACTGGATCATTCGCAACAGGAATCTTCTTATTCGGATTGGCTTGGGTTTACGGAGCAACAGGGACGTTTAAACTTGCTGAAATTCAGATGAAAGTTGGAGAAATGGATACATTGAGTCCTATTTTAATGATTGGTGTGCTTCTAATTATGGCTTCTTTCGTCTTTAAAATTGGAGCTGCACCTTTCCATTTTTGGAGTCCAGATGTATACGATGGGTCACCCCATGCTGTAACTGGATTTATGGCATCTGTAGTTAAAATAGCTGCGTTTTATGCTTTCCTTAAAATGTTTGCGATTTGTTTTGGTCAAGGAGAATTATTCTTATTCTGGAAAGATGCTTTGGTAGTGATGCTTATAATCACGCTGTTTGTAGGAAATTTATCAGCAATTCGCCAAACGAAATTTAAGCGCTTATTGGCTTATTCATCCATTACACATGTTGGATATACTTTATTGCTTTTTGTTTCAGGAATTTCGTATAATATTTCTGCAGAGATCTTGTGGTTCTATATGTTTGCTTATGGATTCTCAATCGTAGGAATTATAGCTGTGGGGATTGCGGTAAATGATTCGGAAGATCGCATTTCTTCTTTGAAAGGTTTAGGTAAACGAAATCCATTCTTGGCAATTGTAGGAATTGTTTCCTTGTTATCACTTGCTGGAATTCCTCCAACATCTGGTTTCTTTGCAAAATACATTTTATTCTCATCTGCTTGGGAAAATGCTTCTTGGTTGGTAATCATTGCTCTAATTAATTCCGGGATCAGTATTTATTATTACTTAAAAGTCATCGGAACAATTGTTTCGCCTGCAGAGGAAGAACAAGAAAAAATTAAATTATCACCATTGACAATTGCCGTTTTAACAATTGCTCTAATCGGAATGTTAGGATTTAGCTTTATCCTTTCTTGGTTATAA
- a CDS encoding glycosyltransferase family 2 protein: MFNEINKLSIIVPAYNEEKTILEVITLLEKIKLVNDIEKEIIIIDDHSKDKTAQLVSDYIAKNTDSPLIFFSQVMNQGKGAAIHKGIELASGNIIVIQDADLELVPEEINSLLSLYLKSPNQIVYGSRFLEDKHSKTNFIWHIMGNGFLTKLSNLFSGYRLTDMMTCYKMIPAATLKSLKLKEKRFGFEPEVTMKLSKIKSLKIHEVPITYIARNKEEGKKISWKDGMKVIWCVVRYRFGN; encoded by the coding sequence ATGTTCAATGAGATCAATAAACTTTCTATTATCGTTCCAGCCTACAATGAGGAAAAAACCATTCTAGAAGTCATTACACTTTTAGAAAAAATAAAATTGGTCAACGATATTGAAAAAGAAATTATTATTATCGACGATCATTCAAAAGATAAAACCGCCCAACTGGTTTCTGATTACATTGCCAAAAACACAGATTCACCACTGATTTTCTTTTCACAAGTAATGAATCAAGGTAAAGGTGCAGCAATTCATAAAGGAATAGAACTCGCTTCTGGAAATATCATTGTAATTCAAGATGCAGATTTGGAGTTGGTTCCAGAAGAAATAAACTCTTTGTTAAGCCTGTATCTAAAATCACCGAATCAGATTGTATACGGATCCCGTTTTCTGGAAGATAAACATTCAAAAACCAATTTCATCTGGCACATCATGGGAAATGGTTTTTTGACCAAGCTTTCCAATCTATTTTCAGGATATCGATTAACAGACATGATGACCTGTTACAAAATGATTCCAGCAGCAACCTTAAAATCTCTTAAACTAAAAGAAAAGCGTTTTGGATTCGAACCAGAAGTAACCATGAAACTATCTAAAATCAAGTCATTAAAGATTCACGAAGTTCCGATCACCTATATTGCTAGAAACAAAGAGGAAGGAAAAAAAATATCCTGGAAAGATGGTATGAAAGTGATTTGGTGCGTGGTTCGTTATCGGTTTGGAAACTAG
- a CDS encoding complex I subunit 4 family protein: MEILLFILPVFFALSVLIVPKSGVRAYGIIGSLAVLGVVIACMTQYNNDGTVQLFANKQWLFGITLSFGYDGISLLMLLLTAVLVPLVLVSNFKNELAENRLFTSMVFFMQLGLIGVFISMDGLWFYVFWEITLIPIFLISWWFGAPERKAALMKFFIYTFVGSLAMLAALIGIKVNAASFQIEDLKAVVFTSKTACWLALGFFLAFAIKIPIFPFHTWQPDTYTKSPMAGTMLLSGIMLKMALYGMIRWMIPLFPEAMPCLQYFVIVLATIGVVYAAVIAIKQKDIKRVFAFASMSHVGLIAAAIMVWDFDALSGSMVQIVNHGLVAVGLFLAVEIIERRTGTRNLADLGGFAKQAPKFAFWFAALAFASVSVPLTSGFIGEFLMLKGLVEFDMIIGIIAGTTLILGAVYTFRAYQLSMYGPVTRDQFADLHWSELFVLAFIVIAVVILGVYPAVITDFVNPSLKIVLETLSTPSGL, encoded by the coding sequence GTGGAAATTCTTTTATTTATTTTACCAGTTTTCTTTGCGTTATCGGTATTGATCGTCCCTAAAAGTGGCGTTCGTGCATACGGAATTATCGGTTCGCTTGCCGTTTTAGGTGTTGTAATAGCATGTATGACGCAGTACAACAATGATGGAACAGTTCAATTATTTGCAAATAAACAATGGTTGTTTGGAATTACCCTTAGCTTTGGCTACGATGGAATTTCTTTACTCATGCTGTTATTGACAGCAGTATTGGTTCCATTGGTTTTGGTATCTAATTTCAAAAATGAATTGGCAGAAAATCGCTTGTTTACAAGTATGGTTTTCTTCATGCAATTGGGTCTAATTGGCGTGTTCATTTCAATGGATGGATTGTGGTTCTACGTTTTCTGGGAAATTACCTTAATTCCGATCTTCTTAATCTCTTGGTGGTTTGGTGCCCCGGAAAGAAAGGCAGCATTGATGAAATTCTTCATTTACACATTTGTAGGATCTCTTGCTATGTTGGCAGCTTTAATCGGAATCAAAGTAAACGCAGCATCTTTCCAGATCGAAGATTTGAAAGCAGTTGTCTTTACTTCTAAAACCGCTTGTTGGTTGGCGCTTGGATTCTTCTTGGCATTTGCCATTAAAATTCCAATTTTTCCTTTCCATACGTGGCAGCCTGATACCTATACGAAGTCTCCAATGGCTGGTACTATGTTACTTTCTGGTATTATGCTGAAAATGGCTCTATACGGAATGATTCGCTGGATGATTCCATTATTTCCAGAAGCAATGCCTTGTTTACAGTATTTTGTTATCGTTTTAGCTACAATTGGTGTTGTTTATGCAGCGGTTATTGCCATTAAACAAAAAGATATCAAGCGTGTATTCGCATTTGCTTCGATGTCTCACGTTGGATTAATTGCTGCAGCAATCATGGTTTGGGATTTTGATGCTTTATCAGGAAGTATGGTTCAAATTGTCAATCACGGATTGGTTGCAGTTGGATTGTTCCTTGCTGTAGAGATTATTGAACGCAGAACGGGAACAAGAAACTTGGCTGATTTGGGTGGATTTGCAAAACAAGCTCCGAAATTTGCATTTTGGTTTGCAGCTTTGGCGTTCGCTTCGGTTTCGGTTCCATTAACAAGCGGCTTCATTGGTGAATTTTTGATGTTAAAAGGACTTGTTGAGTTTGACATGATTATTGGAATTATTGCAGGAACAACATTGATTTTAGGAGCAGTTTATACCTTTAGAGCTTATCAATTGAGTATGTACGGTCCAGTAACAAGAGATCAATTTGCAGATTTGCATTGGTCTGAACTCTTTGTTTTGGCATTCATTGTTATCGCAGTAGTGATTTTGGGAGTTTACCCAGCAGTGATTACGGATTTTGTAAATCCAAGTTTAAAAATAGTTTTAGAAACACTTTCAACACCTTCAGGTTTATAA
- a CDS encoding NADH-quinone oxidoreductase subunit J family protein, whose translation MSLDSIFYILGGLTIGTALMVVLSKHPVRSVLYLVLTFFLISANYVLMNAQFIAIVNIIVYAGAIMVLFLFVLMLLNLNKENEPKHSPMMTIGAAVAGGSLFLVVVAAMRDAILATPMIDANSEKVGLVENLGQILFTKYVLPFEVSSVLFLAAMVGAVLLAKKEKQTID comes from the coding sequence ATGAGTTTAGATAGTATATTTTATATTCTTGGTGGATTGACTATTGGAACAGCCTTGATGGTTGTTTTGAGTAAACACCCTGTGAGAAGTGTATTGTACTTAGTACTTACATTCTTCTTAATCTCTGCGAACTACGTTTTGATGAATGCTCAGTTCATCGCCATTGTAAACATTATCGTTTATGCAGGAGCAATCATGGTCCTTTTCTTATTCGTATTGATGTTATTGAACCTCAATAAGGAAAACGAACCAAAACATTCTCCTATGATGACCATCGGAGCTGCTGTTGCTGGAGGAAGTCTATTCCTAGTAGTGGTTGCAGCAATGCGCGATGCAATTCTGGCAACTCCAATGATTGATGCGAATTCTGAAAAAGTAGGATTGGTTGAGAACTTGGGGCAAATTCTATTTACAAAATACGTACTTCCTTTTGAAGTTTCTTCAGTATTGTTCTTGGCAGCAATGGTTGGGGCAGTTCTTTTAGCGAAGAAAGAAAAACAAACTATAGATTGA
- the nuoK gene encoding NADH-quinone oxidoreductase subunit NuoK codes for MLLATLFESGVKIEHYMVLATALFVIGVFGVLYRKNAIILLMCIELMLNAVNLLLVAFSTYFGQADGQLFVFFVMVVAAAEATVGLSILVLLFRNTRSVDIRLFNKLKN; via the coding sequence ATGTTATTAGCGACATTATTTGAATCAGGGGTAAAGATTGAACACTACATGGTACTTGCTACGGCATTGTTTGTCATAGGTGTGTTTGGTGTGCTTTACCGTAAGAATGCAATCATTTTATTGATGTGTATTGAATTAATGCTCAATGCAGTGAATTTGTTACTGGTAGCGTTTTCAACATATTTCGGGCAGGCAGACGGACAACTTTTTGTGTTCTTCGTCATGGTTGTGGCTGCTGCTGAAGCAACGGTAGGTCTTTCGATTTTAGTGCTTCTTTTCCGCAATACCCGTTCAGTGGATATTCGATTGTTTAACAAATTAAAAAACTAA
- a CDS encoding NuoI/complex I 23 kDa subunit family protein gives MESLSNRKKVVSNKKMTFMEKMYFPAILGGMWITLKHVFKKHNTVKYPEVKREFAPVYRGQHVLKRDEEGRENCTACGLCAVACPAEAITMTSEERKKGEEHLYREEKYATTYEINMLRCIFCGLCEEACPKEAIFLTDRIVPTYFERNDFIYGKDKLVEPVDQRVDISKRQLTGKRPA, from the coding sequence ATGGAAAGTTTATCAAATCGTAAAAAAGTCGTTTCGAACAAGAAGATGACCTTCATGGAGAAAATGTACTTCCCTGCAATTTTGGGAGGTATGTGGATTACTTTGAAGCATGTTTTCAAGAAACATAATACTGTTAAATATCCGGAAGTTAAACGCGAGTTTGCACCTGTTTATAGAGGACAACACGTATTAAAGCGTGACGAAGAAGGAAGAGAAAATTGCACAGCATGCGGATTATGCGCAGTGGCTTGTCCAGCAGAAGCAATCACAATGACTTCGGAAGAACGTAAAAAAGGCGAAGAGCATTTATACCGCGAGGAGAAATATGCAACGACCTATGAAATCAATATGTTGCGTTGTATTTTTTGTGGTTTGTGCGAAGAAGCATGTCCAAAAGAAGCAATTTTCTTAACAGATCGTATCGTTCCTACTTATTTTGAACGCAATGATTTTATCTACGGAAAAGATAAATTGGTTGAACCAGTTGATCAGCGTGTAGACATTAGTAAAAGACAATTAACCGGAAAAAGACCTGCGTAA
- the nuoL gene encoding NADH-quinone oxidoreductase subunit L: MSVSQILPLILLLPLMGAFINGTIGKSLSKVMVGTIATGVMAVSFVLAVMAFMSVQHGESVTVHLFTMIKTSSFSLNARLFADNLSMWMTLIVTGVGTLIHLFSMGYMKHDAGYYKFFTYLNLFIFAMLVLVLGSNYFMLFFGWEGVGICSYLLIGFWYQDFKNTLAARKAFIMNRIGDLGLLIGLFLILGKFGTLEYGEVANAVMTEGFEISEMLIFGITICLFIGATGKSAQIPLFTWLPDAMAGPTPVSALIHAATMVTAGIFLTVRSNFLFELDGAHLTKDIMLYVGLATSIVAAFIAMRQNDIKKVLAYSTVSQLGMLFVALGMGAYTAAMFHVTTHAFFKALLFLGSGSVIHAMSDEQDIRKMGGLRKKIPITHITFLIGTLAISGIPLLSGFYSKDEIIGHAFESHKFVYFALMFSSALTAIYMFRLYFVTFFGTFRGTHEQEHHLHEGPASMTLPLVILAILSIFGGLLNLPGVFLHNGTHWLSHYYAHNVSGSGIQMGEHADPNTTLMLMVAAGAMAVIIAIVTYIVYVKKNSLPAADEDVKGLAKASAMKLYFDEIYDFLFVRPVLWISEKGAHYFEGVFLHRSVVGIGKVIGKSGDLVRKIQTGRTDNYILWMVFGIIGLIVYYIIYYKN; this comes from the coding sequence ATGTCGGTATCACAAATACTTCCTTTGATTTTATTGCTTCCGTTAATGGGGGCATTTATCAATGGTACAATAGGGAAATCTCTTTCAAAAGTGATGGTGGGAACGATTGCAACAGGTGTAATGGCCGTTTCGTTTGTTCTTGCAGTGATGGCTTTTATGAGCGTACAGCATGGTGAATCGGTAACGGTTCATTTGTTTACAATGATTAAAACAAGTTCATTCTCTTTAAATGCAAGATTGTTCGCAGATAATTTATCCATGTGGATGACCTTAATTGTAACAGGTGTTGGAACATTGATTCATTTGTTCTCCATGGGTTACATGAAGCATGATGCTGGATATTACAAGTTCTTCACCTATTTGAATCTCTTCATTTTTGCGATGTTGGTTCTGGTTTTGGGAAGCAATTATTTCATGTTGTTCTTCGGATGGGAAGGTGTAGGAATTTGTTCATATTTGTTGATTGGATTCTGGTACCAAGACTTCAAAAACACATTGGCTGCTCGCAAGGCATTCATCATGAATCGTATTGGAGACTTAGGTTTATTGATAGGTTTATTCTTGATTCTTGGAAAATTCGGAACATTGGAATACGGAGAAGTTGCGAATGCAGTAATGACAGAAGGATTCGAAATCTCTGAAATGCTCATCTTCGGTATTACAATCTGTTTGTTTATCGGTGCAACTGGTAAATCGGCTCAAATTCCTTTGTTTACATGGTTACCTGATGCGATGGCTGGACCAACTCCAGTTTCTGCATTGATTCACGCTGCAACGATGGTAACAGCTGGTATTTTCTTAACGGTTCGTTCTAATTTCTTATTCGAATTGGATGGTGCGCATCTAACAAAAGATATCATGTTGTACGTTGGTTTGGCAACTTCGATTGTTGCAGCATTCATTGCGATGCGTCAAAACGACATCAAAAAAGTATTGGCTTATTCAACGGTTTCTCAATTGGGGATGTTATTTGTAGCATTGGGAATGGGAGCTTACACAGCGGCTATGTTCCACGTTACAACACACGCATTCTTCAAAGCATTGTTATTCTTAGGATCTGGAAGTGTGATTCATGCTATGTCTGACGAACAAGATATTCGTAAAATGGGAGGACTTCGCAAGAAAATTCCAATTACACACATTACCTTCTTAATTGGAACTTTAGCAATTTCAGGTATTCCATTGCTTTCTGGTTTCTATTCGAAAGATGAAATTATCGGTCATGCATTCGAATCACACAAATTCGTGTATTTCGCATTGATGTTTAGTTCAGCTTTGACTGCGATTTATATGTTCCGTTTGTATTTCGTGACTTTCTTCGGAACATTCCGTGGCACGCACGAACAAGAGCATCATTTACATGAAGGTCCTGCTTCTATGACTTTGCCTTTGGTAATTCTTGCGATTCTTTCCATCTTTGGTGGATTGTTGAATTTACCAGGTGTTTTCCTCCACAATGGAACACATTGGTTGTCTCATTACTATGCTCATAATGTTTCTGGTTCTGGAATTCAAATGGGTGAGCATGCAGATCCAAATACAACATTGATGTTGATGGTTGCTGCGGGAGCGATGGCTGTTATTATTGCAATTGTAACATACATTGTTTATGTGAAGAAAAATAGTCTTCCAGCTGCAGATGAGGATGTGAAAGGTTTAGCAAAAGCGTCTGCCATGAAATTGTACTTTGATGAGATTTACGACTTCTTGTTTGTGAGACCTGTTCTTTGGATTTCTGAAAAAGGAGCACATTATTTTGAAGGTGTATTTTTACACCGTAGTGTGGTTGGAATTGGAAAAGTGATTGGAAAATCAGGAGATTTAGTCCGTAAAATTCAAACGGGAAGAACAGACAATTACATTCTTTGGATGGTTTTCGGAATCATTGGGTTAATTGTTTATTACATTATCTATTATAAAAACTAA
- the nuoH gene encoding NADH-quinone oxidoreductase subunit NuoH gives MIIKLIIVVALFAITLGIAAYLTLMERKVAAWMQDRIGPDRAGPFGLLQPLADGGKMFFKEDFRPTNADKWLFIIGPGIAMFTSLITGAVIPWGPDLKIAGESIALQVADVNIGILFIMGAVSIGVYGIMIGGWASNNKFALFGAIRASSQMISYELAMGVSVITIVLMTGSLSIREIVDQQHGFWDNGWFSWNVFKQPICFVVFLITALAECNRAPFDLAECESELIGGYHTEYGAMKLGFFLFAEYVNMFISCAVISALFFGGYNFPGMDNFSGNTLAILGTLVFFAKTFFFIFVFMWIRWTLPRFRYDQLMHIGWKKMIPIALINLLITGVVIAYTEGWFSKSKENESASNAKMEEPLGVNTSIEKTKTGNSL, from the coding sequence ATGATCATAAAATTAATCATAGTTGTTGCGTTATTCGCAATCACATTGGGGATCGCAGCTTATTTGACTCTGATGGAGCGAAAAGTTGCAGCCTGGATGCAGGATCGTATCGGGCCAGACAGAGCAGGACCGTTTGGTTTGCTTCAGCCGCTCGCAGATGGTGGAAAAATGTTCTTCAAAGAAGATTTCAGACCAACCAATGCAGATAAATGGTTGTTTATCATTGGGCCGGGAATTGCCATGTTTACTTCACTCATTACAGGTGCAGTAATTCCTTGGGGACCAGATTTGAAAATCGCCGGTGAATCAATTGCTTTGCAGGTTGCAGACGTAAATATTGGAATTCTCTTCATTATGGGAGCAGTTTCCATTGGAGTTTACGGGATCATGATCGGAGGTTGGGCTTCCAATAATAAATTTGCCTTGTTCGGAGCAATTCGTGCAAGTTCTCAAATGATCTCCTACGAGTTAGCGATGGGAGTTTCCGTAATTACCATCGTTTTGATGACGGGTTCTTTGAGTATCCGTGAAATCGTTGATCAGCAACATGGTTTCTGGGATAACGGATGGTTCTCTTGGAATGTGTTCAAACAACCGATTTGTTTCGTCGTATTCTTAATTACGGCTTTGGCAGAATGTAACCGTGCTCCGTTCGATTTAGCGGAATGTGAATCCGAGTTGATTGGTGGTTACCACACAGAATACGGTGCTATGAAATTAGGATTCTTCCTATTCGCAGAATATGTAAACATGTTCATTTCTTGTGCAGTTATTTCGGCATTGTTCTTCGGAGGATACAACTTCCCAGGAATGGACAACTTCTCAGGAAATACGTTAGCAATTCTTGGAACCTTGGTTTTCTTCGCAAAAACATTCTTCTTCATCTTCGTATTCATGTGGATTCGTTGGACATTGCCGCGTTTTCGTTACGATCAGTTGATGCACATTGGTTGGAAAAAAATGATTCCTATCGCATTAATCAACTTGTTGATTACAGGAGTTGTGATTGCTTATACGGAAGGTTGGTTCTCTAAAAGTAAGGAAAACGAATCTGCAAGTAATGCAAAAATGGAGGAGCCTTTGGGTGTGAATACATCCATTGAAAAGACTAAAACTGGAAATAGCTTATAA
- the nuoF gene encoding NADH-quinone oxidoreductase subunit NuoF yields the protein MGRKLLLEHIDVPGIESFEVYRKNGGYRSVEKALKTMSPQNVVEEVQASGLRGRGGAGFPTGMKWSFLAKPEGVPRYLLCNADESEPGTFKDRYLMEKIPHLLVEGMIVSSYALGCNQSYIYIRGEYMWVLEIVEKAIAEAYANGFLGKNILGSGYDLDLAIAPGGGAYICGEETALIESLEGKRGNPRIKPPFPAVKGLWGCPTVVNNVESIAAVVPIVNDGGAEYAKIGIGKSTGTKLISACGNLVKPGVYEIELGMTVEEFIYSDEWCGGIANGKKIKACVPGGSSVPILPANLITKTAEGVDRLMSYEGLAEGGFATGSMLGSGGFIVFDEDQCIVRNTWNFARFYAHESCGQCSPCREGTGWMEKVLRRLENGQGHMHDIDLLAEINKKIEGNTICPLGDAAAWPVAAAIRHFREEFEWHVTHPDEAVKRNFGIASNHMPLV from the coding sequence ATGGGAAGAAAATTATTATTGGAACACATAGACGTTCCTGGAATCGAATCGTTTGAAGTCTACCGCAAAAATGGTGGTTACCGTTCTGTGGAAAAAGCTTTGAAAACGATGTCTCCACAAAATGTGGTAGAAGAAGTTCAAGCATCTGGATTGAGAGGTCGAGGAGGAGCAGGATTCCCTACAGGAATGAAATGGTCTTTCTTGGCAAAACCGGAAGGAGTTCCACGTTACTTATTGTGTAACGCAGATGAGTCTGAACCTGGAACGTTCAAGGATCGTTACTTGATGGAGAAAATCCCACATCTTTTGGTAGAAGGAATGATTGTTTCTTCGTACGCTTTGGGGTGTAATCAATCATACATTTATATCCGTGGAGAATACATGTGGGTGTTGGAAATTGTGGAAAAAGCAATTGCCGAAGCATACGCAAATGGTTTTCTTGGAAAAAATATCTTAGGATCAGGATACGACTTAGATTTAGCTATTGCGCCAGGTGGTGGAGCTTATATCTGTGGTGAAGAAACTGCATTGATTGAATCATTGGAGGGGAAACGTGGAAATCCGCGTATCAAGCCACCATTCCCGGCTGTAAAAGGTTTGTGGGGATGTCCAACTGTAGTGAACAATGTAGAATCCATTGCAGCAGTTGTTCCAATCGTAAATGACGGAGGGGCTGAATACGCAAAAATAGGTATTGGAAAAAGTACAGGAACAAAGTTGATTTCAGCTTGTGGAAACTTGGTAAAACCGGGTGTTTACGAAATTGAATTGGGAATGACTGTCGAAGAATTCATCTACTCAGACGAGTGGTGTGGAGGAATCGCTAACGGAAAAAAGATCAAGGCTTGTGTACCAGGTGGATCTTCCGTTCCAATTTTACCAGCAAACCTGATTACAAAAACAGCGGAAGGAGTGGATCGCTTAATGTCATACGAAGGTTTGGCAGAAGGTGGTTTTGCAACTGGTTCCATGTTGGGTTCAGGAGGTTTCATTGTATTTGATGAAGACCAATGTATTGTTAGAAATACTTGGAATTTTGCACGTTTCTATGCACACGAATCTTGCGGACAATGTTCACCTTGTCGTGAAGGAACTGGATGGATGGAGAAAGTACTTCGTCGTTTGGAAAACGGACAAGGTCACATGCACGACATCGATTTGTTGGCAGAGATCAACAAGAAAATAGAAGGAAACACGATTTGTCCACTAGGTGATGCAGCAGCATGGCCAGTAGCGGCGGCAATTCGTCATTTTAGAGAAGAATTTGAATGGCATGTAACTCATCCAGATGAAGCGGTAAAACGCAACTTTGGGATTGCGTCTAATCACATGCCTTTAGTATAA
- a CDS encoding 2Fe-2S iron-sulfur cluster-binding protein produces the protein MVKVIIDDIEVEVEPGTTILNAARKIGGDVVPPAMCYYSKLQGSGGKCRTCLVEVAAGSTADPRPMPKLVASCSTPVMDGMIVKNKTSERVYDNRAAVTEFLLINHPLDCPICDQAGECHLQDLGFEHGKEGTRYEEKRRTFDPIDIGDKIKLHMNRCILCYRCVYVANQLTDKRVHGIMHRGDHAEISTYIEQAIDNDFSGNVIDVCPVGALTDKTFRFKSRVWFLKPMEASCECTKCAGKAVVWMFGDEIYRVTGRKDKYGEIEDIDGKTAWICNECRFDKKDKSQWNIEGPRVINRHSVIAQNQYLVDERLESKKLTGK, from the coding sequence ATGGTAAAAGTTATCATTGACGATATCGAAGTTGAAGTAGAACCGGGAACAACCATCCTGAATGCTGCTCGTAAGATCGGTGGAGATGTAGTTCCTCCTGCAATGTGCTATTACAGCAAGTTGCAAGGAAGTGGAGGTAAATGTAGAACGTGTTTGGTTGAAGTAGCCGCTGGTTCTACAGCAGATCCGCGCCCGATGCCGAAATTGGTTGCATCTTGTTCTACTCCAGTAATGGATGGAATGATTGTGAAGAACAAAACATCAGAACGCGTTTACGATAATCGTGCAGCTGTAACGGAGTTTTTGTTGATCAATCACCCATTGGATTGCCCGATTTGTGATCAGGCTGGTGAGTGTCATTTGCAAGACCTTGGTTTCGAACACGGAAAAGAAGGAACGCGCTACGAAGAGAAACGCAGAACCTTTGATCCGATTGATATCGGTGACAAAATCAAATTGCACATGAATCGTTGCATTTTGTGCTACCGTTGTGTTTATGTGGCAAATCAATTGACTGATAAACGCGTTCATGGAATCATGCATCGTGGAGATCATGCAGAAATTTCAACTTATATCGAGCAGGCAATTGATAACGATTTCTCCGGAAACGTCATCGATGTATGTCCAGTAGGAGCATTGACAGATAAAACATTCCGATTCAAAAGTCGTGTGTGGTTTTTGAAACCAATGGAAGCTTCTTGCGAGTGTACAAAGTGTGCTGGAAAAGCGGTTGTTTGGATGTTCGGAGATGAAATTTACCGTGTTACTGGTCGCAAAGATAAGTATGGTGAAATCGAAGACATCGATGGAAAAACAGCTTGGATTTGTAACGAATGTCGTTTCGATAAGAAAGATAAAAGTCAATGGAATATTGAAGGTCCAAGAGTAATCAATCGTCATTCAGTGATCGCACAAAATCAATACTTGGTTGACGAGCGCCTCGAATCCAAAAAACTAACAGGAAAATAA